The nucleotide window TGATTTAGCTAATTTTGTCGTAGAAAGAAGACTTGCTCCCTCTCCCCACCACCAATCCTTATTAACCCGTGCAATAGGTGTATCTGGTTTTGATATTCTTTCAGTATCAGGGGAATCGGCTACATTAATTTCTATTATTACGATCTTAGGTTCATACTTTTTTAAAGAATCCCATACATGATAATCATCTCCATCAATATCGATTGAGATGAAATCAAATTTTTTAGGAATTTTCGTCCTACTTAGCAAATTATCGAGACTATTTTCTCCATCAATTGTTACTCGAGTATTGAAGCAGCAACAATCCTGATAGGCTTTAATATTTTTCTTTAATTGATTATATTTTTCTCTCCACGCTTCAATTAATATAGAACGATATCCATATTTTGAAATAAAATAATAGGTATTACTATATTGTATTCCATCCCAAGCACCACAATCTACACACCATTTCGTTTTATCAGGAATTTTTGAGAGCATATATTCAAGAATTCCATCTTCACCGTGTTGGGAAAAAATTTGCTTTTGGTTTTCAAATAATTTTGCAACTAACTCTATCATGGGTCCTCCATTTAGTATGTTATTCATTACAATAAGTTCTGTCCCATTATTTTGACGAAAAGCTTCAGACCATTCAAATCCGAAACGTACTAATCTAATAACAAAGCAAAAATTTTATGTCAAAAAATTAAAATTTAAATTTTTAGCGTTAAAAATAATTTTCTTGACATTGTTAAACAATTGTTTTATTCACATGATTAAAACAATTGTTTTAAATAAAAAGGAGAATTCATGTCAGAAATAGCGCAAACAACAAAAGAAAGAATTATTGAAGTAGCTGGAGAAATTTTTGGCAAAGAAGGTTTTAAAGCCGCTACAATTAGAAAAATAGCCCAAGCAGCTAATGCTAATGTAGCGGCAATTAATTATTATTTCCGGGATAAAGAAGGTCTTTATTCTGCTGTTCTTGAAGATGTTTTTTCAAAAGGGTTTGAAAAATTTCCTTCAAACTTTGGCTTTAAAGATGGAATGTCGTCAGAAGAAAAGCTAAAAGCGTTTATTCAATCAATGTTTTACAGACTCTTAAGCCATGAAGGTTGGGCAGGCATCCATGGAAAAGGAAAACTCATTGCTAAAGAAATTCTTAATCCAACTCCTGCGTTTGAAGGTATAGTAGAAAAATATATCAAACCCCATAAAGAAGTATTAGCGTCTATTATATCTGATATGTTAGGAGATAAAGCAAGTATCGACAAGGTACTACCTTGTATAATAAGTGTCATAGGACAATGCCTTTATTACGCGTATGCTACTCAGATAATACAGAGAATAGCCCAAGAATATATGCCGGGCGAAGAAAATTTAAATTTCCTTGCAGAACATGTTTGGAAATTTTCATTAGGAGGCATTGAAAAAATCAAATCAAGCTAATTTTAAATTATAAACTGACATTATATTCAGCTTGCTAAGGCTAAACTTAAAGGCTAATACAAATTTTATTACTAAAAAATAGAAATGATATGTCATTTTTTAACTATACAATCAACTAAGGAGTAACCATGAAAAAACGTTTACGAATTTTAATTCCAATTATTTTAATCGCAATAGCAGCTGCTTATTTTTTATATTTTAAAGACAAAAACAATTCAAATACATTAATTGTTTCAGGCAATATTGAAATTACAGAAGCATCTTTGAGTTTTAAAATTCCAGGCAGACTTGAAAAACGGCTTGTAGATGAAGGTGAGAATGTATCTCAAGGACAATTAATCGCAATTCTTGAAAAAGGAGATCAAGAACTTGCTATTGTAAGAGCAGAAGCAAATTTATCTTATGCAAAGGCTGTTCTTTCGGAGCTTGAAGCCGGAAGTCTTCCAGAAGAAATCGAGCGGGCCCAT belongs to Desulfobacterales bacterium and includes:
- a CDS encoding CerR family C-terminal domain-containing protein, which codes for MSEIAQTTKERIIEVAGEIFGKEGFKAATIRKIAQAANANVAAINYYFRDKEGLYSAVLEDVFSKGFEKFPSNFGFKDGMSSEEKLKAFIQSMFYRLLSHEGWAGIHGKGKLIAKEILNPTPAFEGIVEKYIKPHKEVLASIISDMLGDKASIDKVLPCIISVIGQCLYYAYATQIIQRIAQEYMPGEENLNFLAEHVWKFSLGGIEKIKSS